The Magnetococcus sp. PR-3 DNA segment AATAAAGGGGCAATGGTTGGGTGGTTTTTCCAGCGTTGAAAAGCGGCATAAGGGTCAAAGGTCGGGTCGGTATAGTCCAAACCAACCACCAGACCCAAAGCAATACGGTTTTCTGGCAGGTGATAGATAAACCCACCCCCATGGGACTGGGTCATAGGCCAGCCGACGGTGTGCCGGGTTGTGCCCGGTACACTTTTGGGGACCGACCAAAGCTCTTTGATGCCCAACCCGTAGGTTTGTGGGGTACACCCTTGGTTTAGCCCCAACTGTTCGATCAAAGGTTGGGTGAGGAAACCACGGGTGCCTTCAGCCAGGACAGTCAGTTTAGCCTGAATATTAATACCCGGTTGGAAGGTGGCCTTCTTCTCACCATGGCGGTCGATACCCATATCTCCGGTCACCACACCACTAATAGTCTCACCATCCTGCATGAGATCCACGGCGGCAAAACCGGGAAAGATCTCTGCACCCAGAGATTCAGCATGGTCAGCCAACCAACGGCAGAGAGCACCCAGGGCGTAGAGGTGGGCACCGTTATCGTGCCACTTTTTAGGGTGTGGCAAGGCGACGGCTCGGTTGGCCGTTAACATCTGCGTGGTGGCGTGTTTAACCGTGGTTAAAATCGGAGGGGGGGTTGAGGGGAGGGCATCATCCTGAAACAGCTGATCCAAGGCATCGGGTTCAACCAAGGCCCCTGAGAGTTGATGACCCCCAATACGGGCAGCTTTTTCTAAAATACAGAGTGTAATTTCCTGCTGCTGCCGTTTGGCTTGTTGCAAAACCGCAATGGCGGTTGCCAGCCCCGCTGGACCAGCACCGACGATGGCAATGTCATAGTGTAGGGTATCTCGGGTCATGATCACGGGCCTCAGGTGGAGTTTCCCCCTTCTTTTTTGCGCCCAAACATGGTGGGTTCAAATAAGTCGGGTGATCAGCCGAGCCATGGAACAAAAGACGCAACTGGTGAGATTTCTGATCCATGGCATGACTTGGGAAGCATGAAGAAAACCTTGGGTAAAAGGCCCAATCGCCTTATTTCTTGGCTTCCTTCTCCAGTATTTCAAGCTCTTCCTTAAAGCGGGGAATTTGGCTCTCCATTCCGGCTACTTCATCAACCCGCAGGGCAAAGGCAATGCCGGTTCCAGGGCTGGCAAAATCACCACCTTTGTGGATGGCATCCAGGATGAGTGTGGTCAGGTGTTCTTCAACCAACATCAGGGAGATATCCCGCTGAGTATCCAGGGTCAGTCCAAAAAAGGTACGTGCCTCATGAATACCAGTGCCACGTCCAGGCAAGATCGTAGCGCCAGTGGCGCCGGCTGCTTTGGCCGCATCAACAATACGATCGGTTAGATCGGTTCGGGACATCACAACGATCAACTTAAATTGCATGGTATGTCTCCTTCATAATCAGGATTCTTGATCCTGTTGAGCAGCGTGCTGTTTTTTAAAATTACGATTGGAAAGCCACTCTGCCACTTGAGCATAGCCCATGACCGACATGATGGGAAACAGACTGGCAAACGCGATCAATCCAAAACCGTCCAGTGCCGGATTACGGCCTGGAATGGTGGCCGATAACCCCAGACCCAGTGCCGCCACCAGGGGCACGGTCACGGTGGAGGTGGTTACCCCGCCGGAATCATACGCTAAGGGGATAATCATCTTGGGTGCAAAAAAGGTCTGGACGATGACCACCAGGTACCCGGCTACAATGTAATAGACCAGGTCATGCCCAGTGACAATACGAAAGGTACCCAGTGTAATCCCCACCGCGACACCAAAGGCCACGGCAATACGTAGGTGAAAAGGTTCTACCGCACCGCGTGAGACCTCTTGTGCCTTAATGGCCACCGCCAACAGTGAAGGCTCAGCAATGGTGGTGGAAAAGCCGATTAAAAAGGCAAAAAGATAGACCCACCCATAGCGCCACCAACCGGGATTATCCGGTACCTGTTCAGAACCAAACACCAACATAGGGTCTGACAGTTGTGTGGCCATTAATTTCCCGATGGGGAACAAAGCTTTTTCCAGACCGGAGAGAAAAAGGGCCAAGCCCAACAGAACGTAGATAAATCCAATGATGGTATTGCGGGCGTGGGGTAGGGGTTTGCGCAACACTAGGAACTGAAAACCCACCAGTAACAACAGAATCGGTAGGATATCCCAGATGGTTTGGAAAAGGGTTTTCCCCAGTTCAAGGATCAGTTCCATGGCTCACCCCGTCCCCATGATAATGGTGCCATAGGCCATC contains these protein-coding regions:
- a CDS encoding electron transfer flavoprotein-ubiquinone oxidoreductase, translating into MTRDTLHYDIAIVGAGPAGLATAIAVLQQAKRQQQEITLCILEKAARIGGHQLSGALVEPDALDQLFQDDALPSTPPPILTTVKHATTQMLTANRAVALPHPKKWHDNGAHLYALGALCRWLADHAESLGAEIFPGFAAVDLMQDGETISGVVTGDMGIDRHGEKKATFQPGINIQAKLTVLAEGTRGFLTQPLIEQLGLNQGCTPQTYGLGIKELWSVPKSVPGTTRHTVGWPMTQSHGGGFIYHLPENRIALGLVVGLDYTDPTFDPYAAFQRWKNHPTIAPLLKGGTAIGYGARTLSQGGWMALPKLTFNGGVLVGDGAGFLNPARLKGVKGAIHSGILAAKTLVQAWSDGDVSQTGLSPYQHAWEASDLAKTLQEERNVRAGFRVGGKLGGMAVAALTGLRANGENGFSLRWKDQDRARLKPWPANQTWQHSEPLTETPTSRSVEQALASSGLSYEEDQPTHLQLRDPALPARKGATYGFPELRYCPARVFEVKQSEDGTIQYRRHGGNCLQCKSCDIKDPFNNIRWTPPEGGNGPDFRDL
- a CDS encoding P-II family nitrogen regulator: MQFKLIVVMSRTDLTDRIVDAAKAAGATGATILPGRGTGIHEARTFFGLTLDTQRDISLMLVEEHLTTLILDAIHKGGDFASPGTGIAFALRVDEVAGMESQIPRFKEELEILEKEAKK
- a CDS encoding DUF1538 domain-containing protein, with protein sequence MELILELGKTLFQTIWDILPILLLLVGFQFLVLRKPLPHARNTIIGFIYVLLGLALFLSGLEKALFPIGKLMATQLSDPMLVFGSEQVPDNPGWWRYGWVYLFAFLIGFSTTIAEPSLLAVAIKAQEVSRGAVEPFHLRIAVAFGVAVGITLGTFRIVTGHDLVYYIVAGYLVVIVQTFFAPKMIIPLAYDSGGVTTSTVTVPLVAALGLGLSATIPGRNPALDGFGLIAFASLFPIMSVMGYAQVAEWLSNRNFKKQHAAQQDQES